A segment of the Chryseobacterium scophthalmum genome:
CTGAAATCCAGCAGATGATCTGCTCCGTTGTGTTGGTTGTGATGCTCTACACTTTCCCATAATTCAATCAGGAAAAAAGTACCTTTATTATCTTTATCTTCAATTAAATCATATTGAAGACATCCATCTTCTTTTCTGGTTTCTCTCACCAAGGTCTGAAATAATTCTACAGCTTCCATCAAATTATTTTCTTTAAATCTGAAAAGAGCAACGATATGTAAATTCATGTATTATTTTTAGGCTGTAAATGTAAATTATTTTTGAT
Coding sequences within it:
- a CDS encoding putative quinol monooxygenase codes for the protein MNLHIVALFRFKENNLMEAVELFQTLVRETRKEDGCLQYDLIEDKDNKGTFFLIELWESVEHHNQHNGADHLLDFRKNASKILEETAQVYKGFKIY